From Hartmannibacter diazotrophicus, a single genomic window includes:
- a CDS encoding N-formylglutamate amidohydrolase, protein MSVPAFEPVEVIEGDLSRGLLLLCDHASNRLPPDYGDLGLPAAEFARHIAYDIGAAALTRALARGLGAPALMTTYSRLLIDPNRGEDDPTLLMRLSDGAVIPGNRYADAAERERRLQRFHRPYHLRIDAMLDEMLALGTVPVIIAIHSFTPFWKTFARPWHAGILWDRDPRLAVPLIQALESEAGLVVGDNEPYLGALKNDTMYRHGTMRGLAHALVEVRQDLIGDAEGVAVWTERFLRLLPPLLGAKDLRDVRLHGSKTDSQPTALSQE, encoded by the coding sequence ATGAGTGTGCCCGCGTTCGAGCCGGTCGAGGTGATCGAGGGGGATCTTTCGCGCGGACTGCTGCTGCTCTGCGATCATGCCAGCAACCGCCTGCCGCCGGACTATGGCGATCTCGGCCTGCCGGCGGCGGAGTTCGCGCGCCATATCGCCTACGACATCGGCGCGGCCGCGCTGACGCGGGCGCTTGCGCGCGGTCTCGGGGCTCCGGCACTCATGACCACCTATTCCCGGCTGCTCATCGATCCCAACCGGGGCGAGGACGATCCGACCCTTTTGATGCGCCTTTCCGACGGCGCGGTCATTCCCGGCAACCGGTATGCCGATGCCGCCGAGCGCGAGCGGCGCCTCCAGCGCTTCCACCGGCCCTATCATCTCCGTATCGACGCCATGCTGGACGAAATGCTGGCGCTTGGAACCGTGCCGGTGATCATCGCCATCCACAGCTTTACGCCCTTCTGGAAGACTTTCGCCAGGCCCTGGCACGCGGGCATCCTCTGGGACAGGGATCCGAGGCTGGCTGTGCCCCTGATCCAGGCACTCGAAAGCGAGGCGGGACTGGTGGTCGGCGACAACGAACCCTATCTAGGGGCTCTCAAAAACGACACGATGTATCGCCACGGCACCATGCGCGGTCTTGCCCACGCGCTCGTCGAGGTCCGCCAGGATCTGATCGGCGACGCCGAGGGCGTTGCGGTCTGGACCGAGCGATTCCTTCGTCTTCTGCCGCCGCTGCTCGGCGCGAAGGACTTGCGCGACGTCCGGCTTCATGGTTCCAAGACCGACAGTCAGCCGACAGCACTTTCACAGGAATGA
- a CDS encoding DMT family transporter, protein MTEVAPRAGNEGLAGMLAIPALVGGAVAMGISPVFVREADVGPFASAFWRMALALPPLLAWALAEGGLAGLRRAAATPAVWFAGLFFAGDLFFWHLAITYTTVANATFMATLAPVWVVLFSRLVIGETVDKTVFAGLGISLVGAACLLGGNYRLSPDHLVGDLYGLVTSFFFGMFFLSVRVARRSVGSGALSILSGSVTCVILFLVAVPLEPTMLPASLSGLGALVALGLLSQVGGQGLLAYALGHLSAAFSSVVIFLEALAAAFFGWLLLGEGLRGDQMAGGALILVGIWFARPRRPAPQMA, encoded by the coding sequence ATGACGGAAGTTGCGCCCCGGGCCGGGAACGAAGGCCTTGCCGGAATGCTGGCCATCCCTGCCCTTGTGGGCGGCGCCGTCGCCATGGGCATCTCGCCTGTCTTCGTGCGCGAGGCCGATGTCGGTCCCTTCGCCAGCGCCTTCTGGCGCATGGCGCTTGCCCTTCCCCCGCTTCTCGCCTGGGCGCTGGCCGAGGGCGGTCTTGCCGGGCTCCGCCGTGCCGCCGCGACGCCGGCGGTCTGGTTCGCCGGCCTCTTCTTTGCCGGCGACCTCTTCTTCTGGCATCTCGCCATCACCTATACGACGGTCGCCAACGCCACCTTCATGGCGACGCTGGCGCCGGTGTGGGTCGTGCTCTTCTCCCGCCTCGTCATCGGCGAGACGGTCGACAAGACGGTCTTCGCCGGGCTCGGCATCAGTCTCGTCGGCGCCGCCTGTCTGTTGGGGGGCAACTATCGCCTCAGCCCCGATCACCTGGTCGGCGACCTTTATGGCCTCGTCACGTCCTTCTTCTTCGGCATGTTCTTCCTCAGCGTCCGGGTGGCGCGGCGAAGCGTCGGCAGCGGGGCCCTCAGCATCCTCAGCGGCAGCGTGACGTGCGTCATCCTCTTCCTCGTCGCCGTTCCGCTGGAGCCGACCATGCTGCCCGCAAGCCTCTCCGGGCTCGGTGCCCTGGTGGCGCTCGGGCTGTTGTCACAAGTTGGTGGACAAGGTTTGCTAGCCTATGCGCTTGGGCATCTTTCTGCCGCATTCTCGTCCGTTGTGATCTTCCTGGAGGCGCTCGCCGCCGCCTTCTTCGGCTGGCTGCTGCTGGGAGAGGGCCTGCGCGGCGACCAGATGGCCGGAGGCGCGCTGATTCTGGTCGGCATCTGGTTCGCCCGCCCCAGGCGCCCTGCCCCGCAGATGGCCTGA
- a CDS encoding DUF1036 domain-containing protein, producing MKWVAARQIMAVAGLAAIVLTCLTSQPALADLRLCNKTETTVSISIGYKSKKGWTTEGWWNIPGAKCNTLIPGPLAARYYYIYAVDAKQGGEWGGKAFMCTRRKMFTILGTEDCVARGYDRTGFFEIDTQDQRSWTVQLTEPTQKGTTAK from the coding sequence ATGAAATGGGTTGCCGCGCGCCAGATCATGGCCGTCGCGGGGCTCGCCGCGATCGTCCTGACCTGCCTCACGTCTCAGCCGGCTCTGGCTGACCTGCGTCTTTGCAACAAGACGGAAACGACGGTCAGCATTTCGATCGGCTACAAGTCGAAGAAGGGATGGACCACGGAGGGCTGGTGGAACATACCGGGAGCCAAGTGCAACACGCTGATCCCCGGGCCCCTGGCCGCCCGCTACTACTACATCTATGCCGTCGACGCCAAACAGGGCGGTGAATGGGGCGGCAAGGCTTTCATGTGCACGCGCCGCAAGATGTTCACGATCCTCGGGACCGAGGATTGCGTGGCGCGCGGCTACGACCGAACAGGTTTTTTCGAGATCGACACGCAGGACCAGCGAAGTTGGACGGTCCAGCTGACGGAACCGACGCAAAAAGGAACGACCGCAAAATGA
- the pyk gene encoding pyruvate kinase encodes MKRNRKVKILATLGPSSSDAETIAKLHRAGADIFRINMSHTSHDKLNEFVATIRHVEKEAGRPICILADLQGPKLRVGTFSSGPQMLEIGQEFSFVSDKVDGDRTKVYLPHPEIFAALKAGDTILVDDGKVRLRTVSCDGHVAVTKVEVAGRISDRKGVSLPDTTIGSSALTDKDRADLVAALAAKVDWIALSFVQRPEDMDEAIEMIAGKAAVMVKVEKPQAIEHLEEITRRSDGLMVARGDLGVELPLEQVPGLQKRMTRLGRRYGKPVVIATQMLESMISSPVPTRAEVSDVATGVYEGADAVMLSAESASGAFPVEAVATMDRIAIEVEQDRNYTNIVNAQRAEPEATGADVISEAARTIAERMELTAIVCFTSSGATGMRLARERPLNRIIALSPKPETARRLQMAWGLHTVICEDAEKLADLVQIAARVAGDEGFAVAGDKIILTAGVPLRTPGATNLLRIATVGPDGRSGI; translated from the coding sequence ATGAAGCGCAATCGGAAGGTCAAGATTCTTGCGACGCTGGGCCCTTCGTCCTCCGACGCCGAGACGATCGCGAAGCTGCACCGTGCCGGCGCGGACATTTTCCGCATCAACATGAGCCACACCAGCCACGACAAGCTCAACGAGTTTGTCGCGACGATCCGCCATGTCGAGAAGGAGGCCGGAAGGCCGATCTGCATCCTCGCCGACCTGCAGGGTCCGAAGCTGCGTGTCGGCACCTTTTCCTCCGGCCCGCAGATGCTGGAGATCGGCCAGGAATTCAGCTTCGTCTCGGACAAGGTCGACGGCGACAGGACCAAGGTCTATCTGCCGCATCCGGAAATCTTCGCCGCCCTGAAGGCTGGCGACACCATCCTCGTCGACGACGGCAAGGTGCGCCTGCGGACCGTCTCCTGCGACGGCCACGTCGCGGTGACCAAGGTGGAAGTGGCCGGCCGCATCTCCGACCGCAAGGGCGTCAGCCTGCCGGACACGACCATCGGCTCCTCCGCCCTTACTGACAAGGACCGCGCCGACCTCGTCGCCGCCCTTGCCGCCAAGGTCGACTGGATCGCCCTGTCCTTCGTCCAGCGTCCGGAGGACATGGACGAGGCCATCGAGATGATCGCCGGCAAGGCCGCTGTGATGGTCAAGGTCGAAAAGCCCCAGGCCATCGAGCATCTGGAAGAGATCACCCGCCGCTCCGACGGCCTGATGGTCGCCCGCGGCGACCTCGGCGTGGAACTTCCGCTGGAACAGGTGCCCGGTCTCCAGAAGCGCATGACCCGTCTCGGCCGCCGCTACGGCAAGCCGGTCGTCATCGCGACGCAGATGCTGGAATCGATGATCTCCTCCCCGGTGCCGACCCGCGCCGAGGTCTCCGACGTCGCGACCGGCGTCTACGAGGGCGCCGACGCGGTGATGCTCTCGGCCGAATCCGCCTCCGGCGCCTTCCCGGTCGAAGCCGTTGCGACCATGGACCGGATCGCCATCGAGGTCGAGCAGGACCGCAACTACACCAACATCGTCAACGCCCAGCGCGCCGAGCCGGAAGCAACCGGCGCCGACGTGATCAGCGAGGCGGCCCGCACCATCGCCGAGCGCATGGAACTGACCGCCATCGTCTGCTTCACCTCCTCGGGCGCCACCGGCATGCGCCTTGCCCGTGAGCGGCCGCTCAACCGCATCATCGCGCTGAGCCCCAAGCCCGAGACGGCTCGCCGCCTCCAGATGGCCTGGGGTCTCCACACCGTGATCTGCGAAGACGCGGAAAAGCTCGCCGACCTCGTCCAGATCGCGGCGCGGGTGGCCGGCGACGAGGGCTTCGCTGTGGCAGGCGACAAGATCATCCTGACGGCCGGCGTTCCGCTGCGCACGCCGGGCGCGACGAACCTGCTGCGCATCGCCACCGTCGGTCCGGACGGCCGCAGCGGCATCTGA
- a CDS encoding alpha/beta fold hydrolase: MRARKTLWTLIFFLVAVLPFGLTVTGTLAIEADYPPVGAMEEVDGVSLHYVDVGGSTTKAPGSLPVIVVHGASGNLLEPFYSLGKAFDPGQRVVFVDRPGHGWSERGGEASADPERQADLVAGLAGQLGIQKAVFVGHSLGAAVVAALAVRHPDLVAGLVFVAPATHPWPGGVAWYYSVAATPVVGDLFAWSISLPAGEAMMEAAAKSAFAPEAMPEDYLQRTHIRMVLRPSEFLANARDVAHLSENVTRTSKRYHEIKAPTVILTGDHDSVVYPSIHSLGLYRDIAGSRLVVLPGAGHMLHITHPQAVVDAVREVIADAAQVAGAS; this comes from the coding sequence TTGCGCGCGCGAAAAACCCTCTGGACGCTGATCTTTTTTCTCGTCGCGGTGCTGCCCTTCGGGCTGACCGTGACGGGAACCCTTGCCATCGAGGCGGACTATCCGCCGGTCGGTGCGATGGAGGAGGTGGACGGCGTCAGCCTCCACTATGTCGATGTCGGCGGTTCGACAACGAAGGCGCCAGGCTCGCTGCCTGTGATCGTCGTGCACGGGGCGAGCGGCAATCTCCTCGAACCCTTCTATTCCCTCGGCAAGGCCTTCGATCCCGGGCAACGGGTTGTCTTCGTCGATCGGCCCGGCCATGGCTGGAGCGAGCGGGGTGGGGAGGCCTCGGCCGATCCCGAACGGCAGGCGGACCTTGTCGCCGGGCTTGCCGGGCAACTCGGCATCCAGAAGGCTGTTTTCGTCGGCCATTCGCTCGGCGCGGCTGTCGTTGCGGCGCTCGCCGTCCGCCATCCCGATCTCGTCGCGGGGCTGGTCTTCGTGGCGCCGGCGACCCATCCCTGGCCGGGGGGCGTTGCCTGGTACTATTCCGTCGCGGCAACGCCGGTCGTCGGCGATCTCTTCGCCTGGTCGATCTCGCTGCCGGCGGGCGAGGCGATGATGGAGGCCGCCGCAAAGTCGGCCTTCGCGCCGGAGGCCATGCCGGAGGACTATCTTCAGAGAACCCACATCCGGATGGTCCTGAGACCATCGGAGTTCCTGGCGAATGCGCGTGACGTCGCCCATCTCAGCGAGAATGTGACGAGGACGTCGAAGCGCTATCACGAGATCAAGGCGCCGACGGTGATCCTGACAGGCGACCACGACAGCGTCGTCTATCCCTCGATCCATTCGCTGGGGCTCTACCGGGATATAGCCGGCAGTCGTCTCGTGGTGCTGCCGGGGGCGGGCCACATGCTGCACATCACCCACCCGCAGGCGGTTGTCGACGCGGTCCGGGAGGTGATCGCCGACGCTGCGCAGGTCGCTGGCGCCTCATGA
- a CDS encoding tetratricopeptide repeat protein, with product MLTPLAVLACLAAATVAGQAKTTPPAAAIAPSQAKPDLPLLEDEEEANPFSPDKPNAPAVVDKTDKTLNDLFSKLAAAGSVVEAHPYEQRILKRLIQTDSDTVNLMMGWTIAAMTKQRYGEALDLLDQILILKPDYAEAYNKRATVYFLLDDYGHSVADIEHALALEPRHFGALSGLAGILQRIGEDKEAYEVYQKLLQIHPNLPNARSAMEKLAPEVAGRDI from the coding sequence ATGCTCACTCCTCTGGCCGTGCTTGCCTGCCTTGCCGCCGCGACGGTGGCCGGACAGGCCAAGACCACGCCGCCTGCCGCCGCGATCGCTCCGTCGCAGGCCAAGCCCGATCTGCCGCTGCTGGAGGACGAGGAGGAGGCCAATCCCTTCTCGCCGGACAAGCCGAACGCGCCTGCCGTCGTGGACAAGACGGACAAGACGCTGAACGATCTCTTTTCCAAGCTCGCGGCGGCCGGCTCGGTGGTCGAGGCGCACCCTTACGAGCAGCGAATCCTCAAGCGACTCATCCAGACCGACAGCGATACGGTCAACCTGATGATGGGCTGGACGATCGCGGCCATGACCAAGCAGCGCTATGGCGAGGCGCTCGATCTTCTCGACCAGATCCTGATCCTGAAGCCCGACTACGCCGAGGCCTACAACAAGCGCGCCACCGTCTATTTCCTGCTCGACGACTACGGCCATTCGGTCGCGGACATCGAACACGCGCTGGCGCTCGAGCCGCGCCATTTCGGGGCCCTCTCGGGCCTTGCCGGCATCCTGCAGCGGATCGGCGAGGACAAGGAAGCCTACGAGGTCTACCAAAAGCTTCTCCAGATTCATCCGAACCTGCCCAACGCGCGTAGTGCCATGGAGAAGCTGGCACCGGAGGTAGCCGGGCGCGACATCTGA
- the ykgO gene encoding type B 50S ribosomal protein L36, with product MKIKNSLRALMGRDRNNRMVRRKGRIYIINKKNPRYKARQG from the coding sequence ATGAAGATCAAGAATTCGCTGCGCGCCCTCATGGGCCGGGACCGCAACAACCGCATGGTCCGCCGCAAGGGCCGCATCTACATCATCAACAAGAAGAACCCGCGCTACAAGGCCCGTCAGGGCTGA
- a CDS encoding polysaccharide biosynthesis/export family protein, translating to MSHFTLLSRVSALAVMTVLTSCAALPRSGPNEGAIVSEATAHIGKGAQKVGIDYVLVDLDKSIMSYLERYEPASFEAGFGGGRGGAPDITIGRGDILQLSVFEAQAGGLFIPADAGARPGNYVTLPQQEVDRKGNIAVPYAGDVHVEGLTADVVRRQIEERLANRAIEPQVVVTVVESRSNLVSVIGDVNAPKKVEISQNGERVLDAIADAGGISTPSLETYITLLRGGREATVLYDTLVKTPKENIYLAPDDVLSVNRERRTYMVFGAASATGRINFDDANLTLGQALGEAGGLSDTQADPAQVFVYREESRDQLQRMGVDMTKFAGSDIPVIYRANLRDPSAYFAISKFAMRDRDIIYISNAKTYELTKFLDIINNVSTTNGGVPSDVLNARNAIRGF from the coding sequence ATGAGTCATTTTACCCTTCTTTCGCGCGTATCGGCGCTGGCCGTGATGACGGTCCTGACGAGTTGCGCGGCGCTGCCGCGTTCGGGTCCCAACGAAGGGGCGATCGTGAGCGAGGCGACGGCCCATATCGGCAAGGGCGCGCAGAAGGTCGGCATCGACTACGTGCTGGTCGACCTCGACAAGTCGATCATGAGCTATCTGGAACGATACGAGCCGGCCTCCTTCGAGGCGGGCTTCGGCGGCGGCCGCGGCGGGGCGCCCGACATCACGATCGGGCGCGGCGACATCCTCCAGCTCTCGGTCTTCGAGGCCCAGGCCGGCGGCCTGTTCATTCCCGCCGACGCCGGCGCCCGGCCGGGCAACTACGTCACGCTGCCGCAGCAGGAGGTCGACCGCAAGGGCAACATCGCGGTGCCCTATGCCGGCGACGTCCATGTCGAGGGCCTGACCGCCGACGTGGTGCGCAGGCAGATCGAGGAGCGCCTCGCCAACCGGGCCATCGAGCCGCAGGTGGTGGTGACCGTGGTGGAATCGCGCTCCAACCTCGTCTCGGTGATCGGCGACGTCAACGCCCCGAAGAAGGTGGAGATTTCCCAGAACGGCGAGCGCGTGCTCGACGCCATCGCGGACGCCGGCGGCATCTCCACCCCGAGCCTTGAGACCTACATCACGCTCCTGCGCGGGGGCCGCGAGGCGACGGTGCTTTACGATACCCTCGTCAAGACGCCGAAGGAAAACATTTACCTCGCGCCCGACGACGTCCTGTCGGTCAACCGCGAGCGGCGCACCTACATGGTCTTCGGCGCCGCGTCGGCGACGGGGCGGATCAACTTCGACGACGCCAACCTGACGCTCGGCCAGGCGCTGGGCGAGGCGGGCGGCCTTTCCGACACCCAGGCCGATCCGGCCCAGGTCTTCGTCTACCGCGAGGAGAGCCGCGACCAGCTGCAGCGCATGGGCGTCGACATGACGAAGTTCGCCGGCAGCGACATCCCGGTGATCTACCGGGCGAACCTGCGCGATCCGTCGGCCTATTTCGCGATCAGCAAGTTCGCGATGCGCGACAGGGACATCATCTACATCTCGAACGCCAAGACCTACGAGCTGACGAAGTTCCTCGACATCATCAACAACGTGTCGACGACCAACGGCGGCGTTCCCAGCGACGTCCTCAACGCCCGCAACGCCATCCGCGGCTTCTGA
- a CDS encoding BMP family protein has translation MTFSMNRRQILAATAAGVSTLALPRAFAAEKIMVAGVHASPVENAWNSRIHEALLGAAKDGVIDYVFSEGVSGTDYARAMREYADQGAKLVWGESYAVETEARQVAEDYPDTAFLMGSSGGPQGDNFGVFGTRNHEAAYLSGMLAGKMSKTGTFGAVGGYPIPEVNLLINAFRAGVKEVNPDAKFLVGFIGTWFDPPKAKEAAFAQVDAGADILFGERIGTADAAKERGIKAIGSLIDYTPRYPDTVFANAMWYFRPTVDAILADIAAGKPTGRDYTEYSFMKYGGNDILFTEAMVPADAIPAMLEKQKAIKSGEFEVPIDESEPT, from the coding sequence ATGACCTTTTCGATGAACCGTCGCCAGATTCTGGCGGCGACCGCTGCCGGCGTTTCCACGCTGGCCCTGCCCCGCGCCTTCGCCGCCGAGAAGATCATGGTCGCCGGCGTCCACGCCTCGCCGGTCGAAAATGCCTGGAACTCGCGCATCCACGAGGCCCTCCTCGGCGCCGCCAAGGACGGCGTCATCGACTATGTCTTCTCCGAAGGCGTTTCCGGCACCGACTATGCCCGCGCCATGCGCGAATACGCCGACCAAGGCGCCAAGCTCGTCTGGGGCGAATCCTACGCGGTGGAGACCGAGGCCCGCCAGGTGGCCGAGGATTATCCCGACACGGCCTTCCTGATGGGCTCCTCCGGCGGCCCGCAGGGCGACAACTTCGGCGTTTTCGGCACCCGCAACCACGAAGCCGCCTATCTCTCCGGCATGCTCGCCGGCAAGATGTCGAAGACCGGCACCTTCGGCGCCGTCGGCGGCTACCCGATCCCCGAGGTCAACCTCCTCATCAACGCCTTCCGGGCCGGCGTGAAGGAAGTGAACCCGGACGCCAAGTTCCTCGTTGGCTTCATCGGCACCTGGTTCGACCCGCCGAAGGCCAAGGAAGCCGCCTTCGCCCAGGTCGACGCCGGCGCCGACATTCTCTTCGGCGAGCGCATCGGCACGGCGGACGCCGCCAAGGAGCGCGGCATCAAGGCGATCGGCTCGCTGATCGACTATACGCCCCGCTATCCCGACACGGTCTTCGCTAATGCCATGTGGTATTTCCGCCCGACCGTCGACGCGATCCTCGCCGACATCGCCGCCGGCAAGCCGACGGGGCGCGACTACACCGAATATTCCTTCATGAAATACGGCGGCAACGACATCCTCTTCACCGAGGCGATGGTGCCGGCCGACGCCATTCCGGCGATGCTGGAAAAGCAGAAGGCGATCAAGTCCGGCGAATTCGAGGTGCCGATCGACGAAAGCGAGCCGACGTAA
- a CDS encoding amidase yields the protein MPPDALALANAIRTGKTTALAAMEASIAAARAFEPLGAVRHVDAAMGRAAAEAFDDRLKSGDADAADAPFAGLPFLMKDLGANAKDLPKVAGNAWLRKNGLLPFRDDDLTIRMRAAGLLPFGLTTVPEFGVALSSEPEIGPIARNPHDESLTPGGSSGGAAAAVAAGIVAIAHATDAGGSTRVPAACCGLVGLKASRGAMPTGPEFGNHLMGIASELVVSRSVRDTAAALDALAGNNRGPLPDPALGLPVLAALDTAPELLRIGILADAPNVEVTTERREAVEETGRWLKSEGHTLVPLDAGDFRKAVDDAQAVFATIILANFARNMGPVAGALKMGDTSILCRKLIDDGLALPASALFEADLMMARLSAAMWRHFETVDVILTPMLSGPPLPIGSFPLDHMDVDLHWRRMAEFSPYAALANVAGTPAVTVPVGADANGLPLPVQIIGPIASDGLLLRLARRLETKSTWQHRFPIAGFVE from the coding sequence CTGCCCCCCGACGCCCTCGCATTGGCCAACGCCATCAGGACAGGCAAGACGACGGCTCTCGCCGCGATGGAGGCCTCGATTGCCGCCGCCAGGGCCTTCGAGCCGCTCGGCGCCGTCCGCCATGTGGACGCAGCCATGGGCCGGGCCGCGGCGGAAGCCTTCGACGACCGGCTGAAATCGGGCGACGCAGATGCGGCGGACGCTCCCTTTGCCGGCCTGCCTTTCCTGATGAAAGACCTCGGCGCCAATGCGAAGGACCTTCCCAAGGTCGCCGGCAACGCATGGCTGAGGAAGAACGGCCTTCTGCCCTTTCGCGACGACGACCTGACGATCAGGATGCGCGCGGCAGGTCTCCTGCCCTTCGGCCTGACAACGGTGCCCGAATTCGGCGTCGCGCTGTCGAGCGAACCCGAGATCGGGCCGATTGCCCGCAATCCCCATGACGAAAGCCTGACGCCGGGCGGTTCCTCCGGCGGCGCGGCAGCGGCGGTCGCCGCCGGCATCGTTGCCATTGCCCACGCGACCGACGCGGGTGGCTCGACGCGCGTTCCGGCCGCCTGTTGCGGCCTCGTCGGGCTCAAGGCGAGCCGGGGCGCGATGCCCACCGGCCCGGAGTTTGGCAATCATCTGATGGGGATCGCCAGCGAACTGGTGGTGAGCCGATCCGTGCGCGACACGGCTGCCGCCCTCGATGCCCTGGCCGGCAACAATCGCGGCCCGCTGCCCGATCCCGCCCTCGGCCTGCCGGTCCTCGCCGCTCTCGACACCGCACCCGAACTGCTGCGAATCGGCATCCTGGCCGACGCGCCGAATGTCGAGGTGACGACGGAACGCCGCGAGGCCGTCGAGGAGACCGGACGCTGGCTGAAGAGCGAAGGCCATACCCTTGTCCCCCTCGATGCCGGCGACTTCAGAAAAGCCGTCGACGACGCCCAAGCCGTCTTCGCCACGATCATCCTCGCCAATTTCGCCCGCAACATGGGTCCGGTCGCCGGCGCCCTCAAGATGGGTGACACCTCGATCCTCTGCCGCAAGCTGATCGACGATGGCCTTGCCCTACCGGCCTCGGCGCTCTTCGAGGCCGATCTGATGATGGCGAGACTCTCGGCTGCGATGTGGAGGCACTTCGAGACGGTCGACGTCATCCTGACGCCGATGCTCTCCGGTCCGCCCCTGCCCATCGGCTCCTTCCCGCTCGACCATATGGACGTCGACCTGCACTGGCGGCGGATGGCGGAGTTTTCACCCTACGCCGCGCTCGCCAACGTGGCCGGCACGCCGGCCGTGACGGTGCCGGTCGGCGCGGACGCCAACGGCCTGCCCCTGCCCGTCCAGATCATCGGGCCCATCGCCTCGGACGGCCTGCTGCTGCGCCTTGCCCGCCGGCTCGAGACCAAGAGCACATGGCAGCATCGATTCCCGATCGCGGGGTTTGTCGAATGA
- a CDS encoding ABC transporter ATP-binding protein yields the protein MTQPVLELRGITKRFGALTANDDISLTLQKGELLALLGENGAGKTTLMNILFGHYEADEGEVFAFGEALPPGRPRAAIEAGIGMVHQHFTLAANLTVLDNVILGTEPLAKPWSNRSAARRRLVAAAEKFGLVVDPDARVGDLSVGEQQRVEILKSLYRDARVLILDEPTAVLTAPEAERLFATLKVMAREGLSLIFISHKLGEVMAAADRIVVLRAGKVVAERKVGETSRQELAELMVGRRVQRPKREPQTPGDVRLAASGIHVVENGARRLDGISFDVRSGEVLGIIGVSGNGQSTLGALASGLIAPDAGELRIAGKAVRHPSPQSFVAQKIGRVPEDRHAEGAVGDLSVWENAVLERLGDPTFARGGFLKKGAARDFAARIIERFDVRGAGPDTRTRLLSGGNMQKLILGRNLIGEPDILVVNQPTRGLDEGAVAAVHGEILAARRAGAAVLLISEDLDEVMALADRVQAIVKGRLSAPVEADHLDPQKLGLMIAGLWSEADHAA from the coding sequence ATGACGCAGCCCGTTCTGGAACTTCGCGGCATCACCAAGCGCTTCGGCGCGCTGACCGCCAACGACGACATCTCGCTCACCCTGCAAAAGGGCGAGTTGCTGGCGCTGTTGGGGGAGAATGGCGCTGGCAAGACGACGCTGATGAACATCCTCTTCGGCCACTATGAGGCGGACGAGGGCGAGGTCTTCGCCTTTGGTGAGGCGCTGCCGCCCGGACGCCCGCGCGCCGCCATCGAGGCCGGCATCGGCATGGTGCACCAGCATTTCACCCTGGCCGCCAACCTCACCGTCCTCGACAACGTCATTCTCGGCACCGAGCCGCTGGCAAAGCCCTGGTCCAACCGGTCGGCCGCCCGCCGCCGGCTCGTCGCGGCCGCGGAGAAATTCGGCCTTGTCGTCGATCCCGACGCCCGCGTCGGCGACCTCTCCGTCGGCGAGCAGCAGCGTGTCGAGATCCTGAAGAGCCTTTATCGCGACGCCCGCGTCCTCATCCTCGACGAGCCCACCGCCGTCCTGACCGCGCCGGAAGCCGAACGCCTGTTTGCGACGCTGAAGGTCATGGCGCGCGAGGGCCTGTCGCTGATCTTCATTTCCCACAAGCTCGGCGAGGTGATGGCCGCTGCCGACCGGATCGTCGTGCTGCGCGCGGGCAAGGTCGTCGCCGAACGCAAGGTCGGGGAGACCTCGCGGCAGGAACTCGCCGAACTGATGGTCGGCCGCCGGGTGCAGCGCCCGAAGCGCGAACCGCAAACACCGGGTGACGTGCGGCTTGCGGCGAGCGGCATCCACGTGGTCGAGAATGGCGCCAGGCGGCTCGACGGCATTTCCTTCGACGTCCGCTCCGGCGAGGTGCTCGGCATCATCGGCGTCTCGGGCAATGGACAGTCGACGCTCGGCGCCCTCGCCTCCGGCCTCATCGCGCCGGACGCTGGTGAGTTGCGGATCGCCGGCAAGGCAGTGCGGCATCCCTCGCCGCAATCCTTCGTGGCGCAAAAGATCGGCCGCGTGCCGGAGGATCGCCACGCCGAAGGCGCCGTCGGCGATCTTTCCGTCTGGGAAAATGCCGTGCTGGAGCGGCTCGGCGATCCGACCTTCGCGCGCGGCGGCTTCCTGAAAAAGGGCGCGGCACGGGACTTTGCAGCCCGGATCATCGAGCGCTTCGACGTGCGCGGCGCGGGGCCCGACACCCGCACGCGGCTCCTTTCCGGCGGCAACATGCAGAAGCTGATCCTCGGCCGCAACCTGATCGGCGAGCCGGACATCCTCGTCGTCAACCAGCCGACGCGCGGCCTCGACGAGGGGGCGGTCGCCGCCGTCCACGGCGAGATCCTCGCCGCACGGCGTGCCGGCGCGGCGGTGTTGCTCATCTCCGAAGACCTCGACGAGGTGATGGCGCTGGCCGACCGGGTGCAGGCCATCGTCAAGGGCCGCCTGTCGGCCCCGGTCGAGGCCGATCATCTCGATCCGCAAAAACTCGGCCTGATGATCGCCGGGCTCTGGAGCGAGGCCGATCATGCGGCTTGA